Part of the Sorghum bicolor cultivar BTx623 chromosome 1, Sorghum_bicolor_NCBIv3, whole genome shotgun sequence genome, TTCCTACCTCCACCGGCGCATATATGTGCGTCGGTCTCAACTTGCCATCTGGTTTGCCATCCCGTAAAAGCTAGACCAGCACGCACAAGTGACGTGCTCCCTGCATGCGGTCCATACAACTTCACTCGTACATGCATGATCTTGCAGTACATGCATTATCTCAAATGGCAAACTATTGAAGATACAATTTTTTTTACTTGCCATATTGTTTTAGCCACTTGCCAAATCATAAGATTTGCCAAGTAATTTTTGacaaattgttggagatgctcgaaCTATATacctttaggctttgtttagttctccaaaaattttacaaaatttttcagattccccgtcacatcgaatctttagacgtatgcatgaagtattaaatatagatgaaaataaaaactaattgcacagtttggtcggaattgacgagacgaatcttttgagcctagttagtctataattggacaatatttgtcaaatacaaacgaaaatgctactatttctattttgcaaaattttttggaagtaaacaaggccttatagttTTTATGTATCTACATGTGATGTATATCTAATATCTAGATAGGTACTCTCtctatcccaaattgtaagtcattccaagaatcttgaagagtcaaagcattttcacgtttgaccaaaattatagagaaaatactaagatttgtaacgtaaagtgagtaaactataaaaatataattaagaaagaatctaatgatacttagttagtactccctccgtccccgaaagaatcaattcatagaatccgtgccagtcaaactttttaaagtttgactaactttatagaaaagagtaacaacatctataatataaaatacacattatatgaaaatatattctatgatgaatctaataatactaatttgatactataaatcttagcatttttttctagaaatttggtcaaagtttaaaaagtttgacttaggacaactctagaaattgactcttttgtggacggagggagtatcataataataattattttattatataaatttggtcaaacttagaaaaatttgaatctccaagattcttggaataactTAAATGGATGGATGGAGTATACAGTAAAATATAACCGAGGGGAGAGCCGAGAGCATCGGCCAACTGTGCACCGGCCGGCACCCCCAAGAAAAAAAGGGTGTGCGCTGGCAGATCGGCACAGGACCGGGTCGTCCTGCACCGCGGAGGCTGCGAAAGAGAACACAACGCCGCGCAGCCGGCAGGCCGGCCGTCGCCGCGTGGCTCGTTGGTACGCCCGCGAGCCGCGAGCCGCGACCCCGCGTACACCATGTTCCGGCCTAATCCGGCGACGTTACTCACGATGCGATGCGAGGCCGAACCTGGGGACAGCTGCAGCCTCTGCAGCTGGGGCCTGTCCTTATTTAAACCCTGACGCCACCACCTTGTGCTGCTCAAGGAGTAGGGAATACTGAATAGTCAGTCAGTCGTCTGTCGTCTCTACCTCATCCACCTGACGATTCTTGATTCTTGAGGTGAGCTTGCCAATTCTCTCGTCTCCCTCTTCCCATCCGGAGGATTTTGTTGTGCTTTCGACCTCCTCCTCCCTTATTCGATGCTTCTTGCTCCTCCTGCAGCTGTAACCATAGATCTGTggggggtttttttttttgggggcggTTCTGATTCAGATTTAGTTTCCTGCCCATGGTTTCTTCCCTCCCTCACCAGCAAGAGGCTGTCACTCCAATAGAACTTATGTACAACCTGTTCGTTGCCTCCTCCCAGTGCCTGGCCAAAGACTGGTTGGTTTCCCAACTCATGTTTTATTAGATGCTATTAGTTCATTGCTAAGCACGTGCCCAGTTCTTTTGTTGGGCATCAATGGAGTAACCACAGCATTGCTTCTCTGGCCAATTGAAAATGTTAGTTTCATTCATTGTCAGAGTGCAATAGAAGCGGAGAAAGAGTATCTGTGATTATAAATAACAACTGTAAGTTTCAGGACAATTCTATTGATTTTGTGCTACCGAGCAGGCTTGGAACTGGATGCATTTAGTTTTCCAGATCTGGGAATTTGGTCGTTTTGGCCTACTATGCACCGTATTTTCCTTCGGCTGCCTTGGGACTCCAAGAAATTTAACTGATGATGGCCCAGAATTTCAGCAACACACCACATATTTTGCCTTTGAAGATTTGTTGATATAGTATGTCAATTAGTATACTGAGAAGAAACTAACCAAAGTCCTGTTTTGTTATGCTCCAGGTTGATTTGGTGTCATTCTCTTTTAGCTGCAACTGCAGCAGGCTGTGATCATGGCATCGCTGAGTGCCGACCTTTTCTATGACATACTCAAGCGTCTCGATGCTGCAGCTCTGGCAAGAGCAGGCTGTGCCTGCGCTGATTTTCGTGCCATATCAAATGAAGAGGATTTGTGGGAAAATGCTTGCACATCTCTGTGGCCATCAACAAGACAAGATGATGTTAGGAGCTTAATTGTTTCTGTTGGTGGATTCAGGAAGTTCTATGCAGATTGTTTCACCCTTATATTGAACAAGGATGTCCCTGTGGTTCAGACTAATGAAAGTAATTTCTTTGCTGAAGAATGGGCCGAGTctgactactactactatgatgACATGGATGAGCTTGAAACCTCATTGCCTTCAGATTTCGTATCTTTGATTGATGTATGGTACAAAGACCGTGCACTCTACTCAAAGGTCATATGGGGAATTCCCAACTCAGACAGTGCCAATGGATGGTTCTATAACTACCCATTCCGGATAGACTTGTTTCAACACTCAGCTGAAAACAATGAGAACAATAATGGAGAGGTATTCCTATCCACCATCAATGACTTACCATCAGTGCCCTCGATAGAGCAAGAAAGGAAAGACGGGAAACTATGGAGGGAACTGAATGATGGCATAAAGTTGAGCTGGATCATTGTCAACCGGAAGATGAAACGGGCAGTGAACCTAACGAGTTGGCACCCGCTGAGTGGGCAGAGGCACTGGCCAACCGATACTGATTTTGTTCTACGGTTCGGGTCTGTCCTTCCGGCAAAGGAGGTCCTGCCCTGCCAGGTAGCAGAATGCATTCTGCTGATGAAATTCCATGTGACGAGCATGGGCAGCGAGGAGGCTGGGGAACCTTCAACACTTGCGCTAACGGAACTGAGTATGCAGATCGAAGACATGGGCGGTGTTCATCTCAACGGGCGCTGCAGCCTCCTCCTTCTCAAGGAGGCGCTGAGCTGCCACCGGAGCAGGAACTATGATGAGGTGCTGGAGTCTTGCAATTTGTATCTGAAGGCACAGAGTGAGCTGAAAGAAGAGAAGATACGCAGTGAGTGCCGGTTCGACACACTCTGTATTTTCAGTGGCATTACAATATTTGCTGCTATCTGCACCATGTGCTATAGAAAATTTTAGAAGTTTTGACTTTCTAGATAAGGCTAGCTGCAGATTTAATAAATGTTGTAGTGATGCACATGTTTGAGAGCTTGTAAACACAGCCTACTTATTATTGCTGGTTATTAGTTCTCCTTAGATATTTCATGGGGAAAATAATCTAATGTCCTCATATATGAAAGTGGAAAATATAAAAGTCTGCTACAAAATTCAGTTATTTCTACTAGTAGAGTCTAGTCACAATTGGTTCAGAAACTACAATAGATCATAGTGACTGTAGCTCATCGATCATCTTCCTActccgtttcaaattataagaggttttggtttttttagattCATGGTTTCTGTTATGTACTTAAATATACAttatatctagatgcatagtAAAAGCAgtgtatctagaaaagtcaaaatgtTTTATAATTAGAAACAGAGGGAGTACTTGATAATCCACACCACCAAGATGACTAGGGTGTCAAATCCCTAGCGACCGGACTGACCTGACTTGTCGACCATCTTCCTACTTGATAATCCTATCATATAGTCCCATGATCACTGCTGGACTGCTCAGCGGTAAGCCAGTAAAGATGATTAAACCAGTAGAACACTGCCAGAACAATAGAAGCTGAAGTCTTATAACAAAAAATATGTTCCATACACCTTGGTGCCAATGCATCATTACTTACAAAAATCTCACTAGTAATGCCATTTGCACCAATTTGATTtttaagaaaataaaaaagaaacacGTGAGAGGTCAACAACATCCAGAACGACCTCAGAATAATGGAGGGGCTAGGGAATAATAATATGGCTCATTGACCTATATAACGCGCCCAAACCATGTGCAGATAAAGGGTAGCCTATACAAGTCACGGATAAAGCTGCTGGTGATCATCAGTGGAACGAAAATGATGAGAATGCTGGACAGCGTGGACTCTCCTGTGGAGAGGAAAAAAGGAATGTGTGACTCTGTGCAACGGAAGGGCTTTATTCATAGCCAGCAGTGTTTCAGAAAAGATCGGCTTTCTTTTTCTGCAACTCTTGCTTCCATCTTGGCTGACCGTAGAATTCCTCTCTGGTCATACCAAACACGGTCTCAAATTCACTGTCCACCAAATATGTCTGCAGAAGAAAAGTGAACTTAGCCTTTGGAATCCATAAACATGAGGTGCAGAAGAGGCTGCCATACAATAAATTGTAATAGATATTCCAATGAGAAAACGATTAAAAAACGTCATCAATTTAGTTGCATTTGTAATAAACCTATATTAATCATAATACTTCAATTAGAAAAATGGTCACTATTCCTGCTTCTGTTGCAGATAACTGCTGGTTGCGGCACTAGGCCTACAAATTACTAAGAGCATCGTTATCTTTGTGAGCATTGTTAAATCATAAATATGTATGAAACTGAAAGCATAGAAGGATACATTTTCTGGAGTTCTAAAAAGATGGGCTTGGCTGTGATACTGATAAGATCTTTACCATTTCATTTGTTCTCCTTTTCTATGTCAGTTTGTTTATTTTCCAAATAACCTTTTACAGTTTAAACCTCATGTTCTTCATGACTAACAGTAATTGCAGCACAACGCCGACAATCCTGACTGGTATTTTCTAAATTGGAAGTCTGAGATATTAGTAACTAGAAGTTACCTCCGAAATAGGACGAAGCAAAGTTATAATAAATTCCCAAAACTTACCTATTTACTGTTTATGGTGAATAAGCTTGCCTACAAATGTTTACAAGAAAAAATGTTCTATCTAGCATGTTTTATGGGGAGAGGAAAATCAATCCAGTAAATATAATTTTTCAAGTAAATGCTAAGTGCCTGAGCTTTAGTTGAGGCGAACTTAGGTGCCTATTTTCTTCCTAATATAAATAAATCCACCAGTCCTCCTAAATTGGTGTAAAATGCGCACAAAGTTTCATGTATAGTTACAACAAATACTCAGCCCTTTCACAAGGAAATGAGGTAATAGAAGAGGGAGAACTTTTTTCAAGGATGCAGTGGGAATCAcaaacctctctgcgcttgTAGTCTATCCCACTAACAGGGTCAGTGGACTTTGATATCAAGCGTTCATAGCTAAAGGTCGTCTGGCCTCCATTTTCGTTAGCAGTTTGTTCCTGTGAGACATCAGGCTCTGTTCTGACTTCTTCAGACCCTGTTTCTAACTGATGAGGAGAAGCTGGAGCTAATTCAGTCTTCTCAGCATCTGCATCAAGTGAAGGTATCATCAACCTTTAATATCAAGCTAAGGTGTAAAAAAACAATCACAGAACTCTCCTGGGTTCATCTTTATCTACTTTCTTGCAGTTACTAAGCGAATCCTATTCATTATTGACAAGTAAAACTCCAGTAAACACAGTTAACGAACTTAAACACATCCCAGATCCATTTTACTCTTCCAGAGCAAAACCAAAAGGACGCAATTTGACTATTTCTACAAAAACAAAGTGACGCAACATGCCGGTGCTAAAAATATCCAATATTATTTTCCAGAATTACTACCATCACAGGAACAATATCAGTGGGATCTTGAGGCATGCTTCTAGTTTTGTTAtcttcctaaagaaaaggtgAAACTTCAAATCAAATTTAGGTTGGCAACTCTAACCTGCTGTTGGAGACGACCTACGACTGTGGCGAGGGCTGTGAGATCCCTCTGCAGTCAAAACATTGGACAGTGCTGCAACAGCAGCGGCTCTTTGAGACCCTTGGGGTTTTGACGATGTATTAAGGGAAGAGGACAAGGCAGCCATTGCTGAAGCACGTTGAGTATGCTCGCTGTCACCTGATGAGCTTGTGGGCCTCTCGTCTGACTGAAAACCCACAGGACTTGGTGGTTAGCAGATAAGAAAAATcgggaaggatggagggaaggaAATTATTAGCAGTACCTGTTTTCCTTGCGACGATGTATTCAATGCAGATGAAAGAGCTGCCAAGGCTGATGCCCTTTGAGTTGGCCCACCATCACCTGATGCGCCCTTATTTCCACCCTGGAAGCAGTTAAAAAGGCATGAAgcagaaaaaaggaaaaataacaCGTATCACTCATTGAATAGCAAAAGTGAACTTACCTCTGAACGCATTCCAAAAAGAACTGAAAGTTTCTTCTCAAAAGAGTTTCCATGAATCTGTTTCAAGAGTGACACATATCAGCTTAACCGCAAGCAAAGAAAAAAGGTATGCCGAATATTGGACATATGAAAAAAGTCCATTAAGTGAAAAAAGGTAAACCTTCAAAATATCAGCTAATCCCATACAAATAGATAATAAATGGAACATAGTTAGAACGAAAAGCTGAACTTGTGAAATACAGAAGTAAACATCTAAGAGCATACCACGGATCGTGTGTTATCCCAGGAGAAGTATGTCCTGAAGAAGCAAGGTTCATTCCCTTCATTGACTTTATAGAGAGGCACATCAGGAGAAATACCTTCAAAGGCCACAGCATGTTGTACGTATTTCTGGGAGGGAAGCAATCGTTTATAGGAGTTGGACGATAGTGATCCAACCAAAAACAGAAAGGTTAACACTTAAACTTGGTACCTACCTGACCAATGTCAAAtgctttctgtttttcttttGTCTCCACACACTGACCCATCCAAACAAAAACCTCACCGTGTGTATCAAGTATCATCGTATCTTCAGTCAACAAATCATCTTGTGAAAAATTGAAAACTTCAGTAACCTGTGTACAAGTGAGCTTTcagaattttttgaaaaaacaagATTATTGGAACATGACCAATTTGGATCAAATCAATACAGCAACACACCTCCAGCTTCCCTGACAAATGGTGATGATGTTATCGTGATTGAAGCAAAAAAAATGATAATTAAACGTTAGGGTCACTATAAAGCATAGAAAACAGATTGAGAAACACTGTGAATAGAAGGTTTGACTACTACTAACCATTCCTAAGAGAGAAGGTATACAAATGAGGCTCTCTAATAACAGCATCAGGTGCAGCACTTTTACTTGTATAACTCTGCTTTCCACCAATAGAAGACCAGAAAATAGAGCTCTCAGTGCCCTCCTTGCAATGTTTGACAGCAACACCGGTCTGTAGGATTAGGGGTACAGATAATTTAAGTGAGTAATAGTGGCCACGGTAAGACATGTCAATTACTTGCAATTTTATCAGAATCAAGTGCTGCTGGGGGAGGAGGATTCAGCAATCAGCGTAGTTCTGTCCAACCTCGTTGGATCATTAATAAACCTTAAATTAGACAGCAGTGAGAAAACACCAGTATTTGTGCATACAATTATTACCTTCCAGCATGATGAATTTTTATCATAAAGATCATTCTGTTAGCAGCTTTCAACAAAATCGTCTTTCAGAATTGTTTTGCTCAAAACAGGTTTTCCATAAGCTTTACATAACACTCTAATAGATAAGCAGCACGAAACTGCAAATAAACTTGAAAAATATGACGAGGTACTACCTCCAGCCCAAAATTAAGGCATTCAAACTTCAAAAATGTTTTCATTATACATTAATCATTTTGATTGTCACATGCAATCAAGGTTCTAAATAGCCCACTATAGATTTTCTAGGGTCTATCACTACGATATTGTTAATTGTTCCGCTATCACTGCTAAAGATGCTCTAGGTCTACTATGTAAGACATAATCTGCAGCTAAACCTTTCTTGTTCTGTTAATGATCATAGGCAGGCAATAGGCTAGCCCTTGATCACATAGGAGTATGGCAATAGGCCACTCTAGTACAGTAGTTGGTAGAACCATACATCAGCCATACTTGGTAGGAGGATGATGTATGCAGTGTACTAGGAGTAGATGgggctgtacccagccatgcctTGTGTACCTTATAGTTGGTACAAGGCTTGTATATATATACCATGTATGCAATGAAGCAAAGGCAGTTCAAGTGCCACTTATTTCCTGGGTTCAGGTTTCAGCCAAGACTGAAACCGTGTGTGTGAGTGTGTGCCTGAGCTCggctcatcttctaccttgggTTAGGGGAGAGGAAGAGGGAAGGTGAGCAGGGTCTGCTTACCTGGTGCCTGTGTGCAGGTGCtaacaattggtatcaaagccgtaCAAGCCGTGTGCTAGGTCCATCGACCGGCGATGGCGGACGGTGCGGCTCGGAACGGTGGAGGGGAGGGCTCAGAGCGTCAGCTCCAGCCGGCGCCACCGCAGGTGGAGGTGCGCGTGGTGAAGGAGTTCGGCGGCAGCAGCTCCTGGCCCATGCTCACCCGCACCAACTACGGTGAGTGGGCGACACAGATGAAGTGGAAGCTGCGCGCGCGGAAGTGGTGGCGGGCGATTGAGGAAGATGATCGCACCGAGGACGCCCAGGTGGGAGTCATGGAGGCGCTCATGGCCTCGACGCCGGCGGAGTACCACGAGGCGCTGGGCGCCAAGGACACCGCGAAGCAGGCCTGGGAGATGCTGGAGTCGCTGCGTGTCGGCTCGGACCGAGCCAAGCGGGCCAGGATCCAGCAGCTCCGCAGGGAGCTCAACGACATCAAGTTCAAGCCCGGAGAGTCGGTGGAAGAGTACACTCTCCGTCTTCAATCTCTGGCCACGCAACTGGCCACCTACGGGAAGAAGGTGGACGACGAGGACCTCGTCACCAAGCTGCTGTGCACCGTCCCGGCCAAGTATTCGCAGCTTGCCATGTCCATCGAGACGATGTTGGACATCTCCACATTGTCTCTGGAGGACGTGGCTGGGCGGCTGCGAGTTGCAGAGAGCCGCATCACGCCGGCACCGGAGAAGGAGAAGGCCAAGTTACTACTGACGGAAGAGGAGTGGACCGCGCGCATGAAGGACAAGCGCCGGACCAGGGAAGGCTCCTCCAGCCGCGGCGGTGATGGCGCCAAGGGGCGCGGGAAGCCGCCggcggacaagaagaagaagaagaagaacaccGACCCCAACGCCTGCAGGCGTTGCGGGAAGGTGGGGCACCGGGCACGAGAATGCCCGGAGAAGAAGCCGGAGAAGAAGGAAGAGGCCCACCTAGCTCGggacgacagcgacgacgagTGCGCTCTGTTGATGGGGGAGTATTGCGCGCTGCAGGAAGGCGAAGCAGGgaaggcggaggcggagcaggGGACTGCGCCGCAGGCCGTCGAGCTTGACGAGTCTCGCGCGCGCGTCCTCCTTGGAGCGGACGGTGAGGAGCTGGAGCAGAGATGGTACCTCGACTCAGGTGCGAGCAACCACATGACAGGGAGCCGCACCGCCTTCTCCAACCTCGACGAGTCAGCCACCGGAagcgtgaagttcggggatggcTCAAAGGTGCAGATTCGCGGCCGCGGCACCGTCCTCTTCCGGTGCCGGAACGGCGAGCACCGTG contains:
- the LOC8082627 gene encoding probable F-box protein At2g36090 isoform X2; amino-acid sequence: MASLSADLFYDILKRLDAAALARAGCACADFRAISNEEDLWENACTSLWPSTRQDDVRSLIVSVGGFRKFYADCFTLILNKDVPVVQTNESNFFAEEWAESDYYYYDDMDELETSLPSDFVSLIDVWYKDRALYSKVIWGIPNSDSANGWFYNYPFRIDLFQHSAENNENNNGEVFLSTINDLPSVPSIEQERKDGKLWRELNDGIKLSWIIVNRKMKRAVNLTSWHPLSGQRHWPTDTDFVLRFGSVLPAKEVLPCQIEDMGGVHLNGRCSLLLLKEALSCHRSRNYDEVLESCNLYLKAQSELKEEKIRSECRFDTLCIFSGITIFAAICTMCYRKF
- the LOC8082627 gene encoding probable F-box protein At2g36090 isoform X1; translated protein: MASLSADLFYDILKRLDAAALARAGCACADFRAISNEEDLWENACTSLWPSTRQDDVRSLIVSVGGFRKFYADCFTLILNKDVPVVQTNESNFFAEEWAESDYYYYDDMDELETSLPSDFVSLIDVWYKDRALYSKVIWGIPNSDSANGWFYNYPFRIDLFQHSAENNENNNGEVFLSTINDLPSVPSIEQERKDGKLWRELNDGIKLSWIIVNRKMKRAVNLTSWHPLSGQRHWPTDTDFVLRFGSVLPAKEVLPCQVAECILLMKFHVTSMGSEEAGEPSTLALTELSMQIEDMGGVHLNGRCSLLLLKEALSCHRSRNYDEVLESCNLYLKAQSELKEEKIRSECRFDTLCIFSGITIFAAICTMCYRKF